A region of Drosophila suzukii chromosome 2L, CBGP_Dsuzu_IsoJpt1.0, whole genome shotgun sequence DNA encodes the following proteins:
- the Trmt6 gene encoding tRNA (adenine(58)-N(1))-methyltransferase non-catalytic subunit TRM6 — translation MATDTATPRIQLGDYIVIQRQKYTKLQKFGSLDTTATLGKETLELKSLLDQPYGSTFKMCVKETKPGKRGAQRQHSLELCSETELRSTREVLGISSSGADNRDICDDGEAQTLKPEDIAQLREECNDSSKIIEKLVENSKTFHNRTEYSQEKYLRKKEKKYFEFVQIRPPTIRLMLDIFYRQDAEKVMGIRVDTLSQIISYSGVCGFGSYLLYESGTNGLLPAAMLNSIGAGTEGTLVHMHPGNVPQKQALLALKLPLEQQQRCVSVNLYSVLREFYQGGEAKATTLPLEEPSKVEPEESQPETPTEEQSEAIEPITKKPKLDEAQSGRDGSKGPPRWHLENKRATALMHAEFDSLVVAAKEHPSSILQALLPLVKPSRPVVVFSTCKELLQETYMELKTSGKVTGLHLTSNWLRTYQILPNRTHPEVNMSGNSGYLLTGYTLR, via the exons ATGGCCACAGACACGGCCACCCCTAGGATCCAACTGGGCGACTACATCGTCATCCAGCGCCAAAAGTACACGAAGCTGCAGAAATTCGGCAGCCTGGACACCACAGCCACATTGGGCAAGGAGACACTGGAGCTGAAGTCCCTTTTGGACCAACCCTATGGGTCCACGTTCAAGATGTGCGTCAAGGAGACGAAGCCGGGCAAGAGGGGAGCCCAGCGCCAGCACTCCCTGGAGCTGTGCAGCGAAACGGAGTTGAGAAGCACGCGGGAAGTCCTGGGAATCTCCAGCAGTGGGGCGGACAACCGGGATATCTGCGACGACGGGGAAGCGCAGACCCTGAAGCCGGAGGACATCGCCCAGCTGCGTGAGGAGTGCAACGACTCCAGCAAGATCATCGAGAAGCTGGTGGAGAACTCAAAGACCTTCCACAACCGCACCGAGTACTCACAGGAGAAGTACCTGCGAAAGAAGGAGAAGAAGTACTTTGAGTTCGTCCAGATTCGCCCGCCGACGATCCGGCTGATGCTGGACATCTTCTACCGCCAGGATGCGGAGAAGGTCATGGGCATTCGAGTGGACACATTGTCGCAGATCATTTCCTACTCGGGCGTTTGCGGCTTCGGCAGCTACCTGCTTTACGAGAGTGGAACCAACGGTCTCCTGCCGGCAGCCATGCTCAATTCCATAGGAGCAGGCACCGAGGGCACCCTGGTGCACATGCATCCGGGAAATGTGCCTCAGAAGCAGGCTCTGCTTGCTCTGAAACTGCCCCTGGAGCAGCAACAGCGTTGTGTGTCCGTTAATCTGTATTCCGTTTTGAGGGAGTTCTACCAAGGAGGTGAGGCGAAGGCCACTACTCTACCGCTCGAGGAGCCCAGCAAAGTGGAGCCCGAGGAAAGCCAGCCGGAGACGCCAACGGAGGAACAATCGGAAGCGATCGAACCTATAACTAAGAAACCCAAGTTGGATGAGGCTCAAAGTGGTAGAGATG GTTCCAAAGGACCTCCCCGCTGGCACTTGGAGAACAAACGGGCCACGGCTCTAATGCATGCCGAGTTCGACAGCCTTGTGGTGGCCGCCAAGGAGCACCCGTCTAGCATCCTGCAGGCCCTGCTGCCTCTTGTCAAGCCCTCAAGACCCGTGGTGGTGTTCAGCACCTGCAAGGAGCTACTGCAGGAGACGTACATGGAGTTGAAGACCTCCGGCAAGGTAACTGGTCTGCACCTGACATCCAACTGGCTGCGTACCTACCAGATCCTGCCCAATCGCACTCACCCGGAAGTTAATATGAGCGGAAATAGTGGCTACCTTTTGACGGGCTATACGCTAAGATAG
- the IFT52 gene encoding intraflagellar transport protein 52 homolog translates to MSNKPVICFDTSKNERFQISDNYKMLHRKLKINWNVEQNDAELRKERLARVKVFVLAGPQDRFTEDEFEVLKHYVEVQGGSLLVLLGEGGEPEFNTNVNFFLEQYGIYINGDNVVRPHYYRNFHPKECIVGGGVVCESMWRHLLKLDIEKVDYDFSDEKYKIHFQYPYGATLNVSEPANVLLTTGPVVYPFNRPLAGYFTNGKGGKILALGSGYIWHDKYLQDKTNDAIFEYLLKLLGGDEISYSHLDFNDVELSDNKHFTDLAFLADMPKACLIDSIGTEMPTDFKQMFDMKLCTLSNHLLKEVIDAYEQLHVKYEPLRIIKPQFEIPLPNLQLATFPPIFSEPPAPPLELYDLDETFSGARSQLAHMTGQVLQALQAKEPQRRALNQRELENYVKECARITAIVDERQDMAAREILNIVARQIVSYRPYAED, encoded by the exons ATGTCCAATAAGCCCGTTATCTGCTTTGATACATCAAAAAATGAACGCTTTCAAATATCAGACAACTACAAAATGCTGCACCGGAAGCTGAAGATCAATTGGAATGTGGAACA AAACGATGCAGAGCTCAGAAAGGAGCGACTTGCCAGGGTAAAAGTTTTTGTACTCGCCGGACCCCAGGATCGCTTCACGGAGGACGAGTTCGAGGTGCTGAAGCACTACGTGGAGGTGCAAGGAGGAAGTTTGCTGGTGCTCCTGGGCGAAGGAGGAGAGCCGGAGTTCAATACCAATGTAAATTTCTTTCTGGAGCAGTACGGAATCTATATCAACGGGGACAATGTGGTGCGACCGCACTACTACAGGAATTTCCATCCCAAGGAATGCATCGTGGGTGGCGGCGTTGTCTGCGAATCTATGTGGCGACACCTTCTCAAATTGGACATTGAGAAGGTGGACTACGACTTCAGTGACGAGAAGTACAAGATACACTTTCAATATCCTTATGGGGCCACCCTGAATGTATCTGAACCAGCGAATGTCCTATTGACTACGGGTCCAGTAGTGTACCCCTTCAATCGTCCCTTGGCAGGCTACTTTACTAACGGGAAAGGTGGAAAGATTTTAGCGTTAGGATCTGGCTACATTTGGCATGATAAATATCTTCAGGACAAAACAAACGATGCCATATTTGAGTATTTGCTCAAACTCCTCGGAGGAGACGAGATAAGCTATAGTCATTTGGATTTTAATGATGTGGAG CTGAGCGACAATAAGCATTTCACCGATCTGGCGTTTCTGGCCGATATGCCCAAGGCCTGTCTTATCGACTCCATTGGCACCGAGATGCCCACGGACTTCAAGCAGATGTTCGACATGAAGCTCTGTACCCTGAGCAACCACCTGCTCAAGGAGGTCATCGATGCCTACGAGCAACTGCACGTCAAGTATGAGCCACTGAGGATCATCAAGCCGCAGTTCGAGATCCCGCTGCCCAACCTCCAGTTGGCCACGTTTCCGCCCATCTTCAGCGAGCCACCCGCTCCGCCGTTGGAACTGTACGATCTCGACGAGACCTTCAGCGGAGCTCGATCCCAACTGGCCCACATGACCGGGCAGGTTCTGCAGGCGCTGCAGGCCAAGGAACCTCAGAGGAGGGCTCTCAACCAGCGGGAACTGGAAAACTACGTAAAGGAGTGCGCCAGAATTACGGCTATTGTCGATGAACGACAGGATATGGCCGCCCGCGAGATACTCAACATTGTGGCCCGCCAGATTGTCAGTTACAGACCTTATGCGGAGGATTAG
- the COX5B gene encoding cytochrome c oxidase subunit 5B, mitochondrial — MASICGRMAIRAAARQNVAYTPVRFCKMMNDPLEHATGIEKRELLLKAAGNDNPFDMKVFKRGAGTKENPNLIPSAFDARIVGCICEEDQTYVQWMWLQKGNQKRCECGHWFKLVEKAAV; from the exons ATGGCATCGATCTGTGGACGCATGGCGATCCGTGCCGCCGCACGCCAGAATGTTGCCTACACGCCCGTGCGCTTCTGCAAAA TGATGAACGATCCTCTGGAGCACGCCACTGGTATCGAGAAGCGCGAGCTGCTGCTCAAGGCCGCCGGCAACGATAATCCCTTCGACATGAAGGTCTTCAAGCGGGGCGCCGGCACCAAGGAGAACCCCAACCTGATTCCATCGGCCTTCGATGCCCGCATTGTGGGATGCATCT GCGAAGAGGATCAGACCTACGTGCAATGGATGTGGCTGCAGAAGGGCAACCAGAAGCGTTGTGAGTGCGGCCACTGGTTCAAGCTGGTGGAGAAGGCAGCTGTTTAA
- the LOC108021251 gene encoding uncharacterized protein yields the protein MERLNDDCVCNILEFLPLVEQIKMARLAPRFEELLCLIVWRKPRYRKVSVSDSILEPLSKEDYVYFFELTSPAMEELYIWNVHKKAFDSYLGRHLMRPELAFYLRRDYSNLRELCIADESMNNSMIHTIAKSCRQLRSLSVSSAYVTGKHITGLTNLETLVAPECSVEVSYLVELLEQLPLKHLDLTSNRHPVEATILQTEGSKRLERLGLSDAQDYGFPLADSLPRLTTLVVSYHKVSPQDQLNMLESTRQRVERTERKYPKRLQSILCNVVDVEVALEKIAGLEKRHPRDTPKFNELLKIMYFLSNPQDGDKKSP from the coding sequence ATGGAGAGACTGAACGATGATTGCGTGTGCAACATACTGGAGTTCCTGCCCCTCGTGGAGCAGATTAAGATGGCCCGGTTGGCGCCGCGGTTCGAGGAGCTGCTCTGCCTGATTGTGTGGCGTAAGCCGCGCTATCGTAAGGTTTCCGTATCCGACTCCATTCTGGAGCCCCTTAGCAaggaggactacgtctatttCTTTGAACTGACAAGCCCCGCGATGGAGGAGCTGTACATTTGGAACGTGCACAAGAAGGCCTTCGACTCGTACCTGGGTCGCCATCTGATGAGACCCGAGTTGGCCTTCTACCTGCGCAGGGACTACAGCAACCTTCGGGAGCTCTGCATCGCGGACGAGAGCATGAACAACAGCATGATCCACACGATAGCCAAGAGCTGTCGCCAGCTGCGCAGCCTAAGCGTTTCCAGTGCCTACGTTACGGGGAAACATATCACTGGATTGACCAATCTGGAGACTCTTGTGGCGCCCGAATGCTCTGTGGAAGTGTCCTACCTGGTAGAGCTGCTGGAACAGCTCCCCCTGAAGCACCTGGACCTCACCTCAAACCGGCATCCCGTGGAGGCGACCATTCTGCAGACGGAGGGCAGCAAACGACTGGAGCGCCTCGGTCTTTCCGATGCCCAGGACTACGGCTTCCCGCTGGCCGATAGCCTGCCTCGCTTGACAACGCTGGTCGTTAGCTACCACAAGGTTAGCCCCCAGGATCAGCTGAACATGCTGGAGTCGACGCGTCAACGGGTAGAGCGAACCGAGCGGAAGTATCCCAAGCGCCTGCAATCGATATTGTGCAATGTAGTGGATGTGGAGGTGGCCCTCGAGAAGATTGCAGGCCTTGAGAAACGCCATCCGAGGGACACGCCAAAGTTTAATGAACTActaaaaataatgtatttcTTGTCGAATCCGCAGGACGGAGATAAGAAATCACCTTGA
- the Ent2 gene encoding equilibrative nucleoside transporter 1 produces MAEGKSEKSPFIGKQQVPVTLNPSWESKLPAHESNGKGSTSVIGKLGLPAPKDKYLIVFFIFLLHGMGTLMPWNMFITAKSYFEDFKFGPNNTVATDVNYRTHFMQNMGFASQIPNLVFNWLNIFVNFGGDLTSRIVYSIIFEMVILLVTIVLAMLDSSQWPGVFFWTTMVCIVLLNVCNGIYQNTIYGIVASLPIKYTGAVVLGSNISGCFTTAMALICVEIFTSQRTAAIYYFVTAILVLLLCFDTYFALPLNKFFRHYETISRSSEKKSDSKQQLNVPYWQIFKKASPQLFNIFLTFFVTLSVFPAIQANVHRSEDFVIGPSHFTLITCFATFNVFAMLGSLTTSWVQWPGPRFLWVPVVLRLVFIPLFIMCNYAPPGAVRSLTVLIENDWVYWGMGIAMAYTSGYLSSLGMMYAPQTVHAKYQTTAGMYAAAMLITGIFSGVLFSYLGPHFVM; encoded by the coding sequence ATGGCGGAGGGAAAATCGGAGAAGTCGCCTTTTATTGGCAAGCAGCAGGTGCCGGTTACGCTGAATCCTTCGTGGGAGTCAAAGCTGCCGGCCCACGAGTCCAACGGCAAAGGATCCACGTCAGTGATTGGGAAACTGGGTCTGCCCGCGCCTAAGGACAAATACCTCATTGTGTTCTTCATCTTCCTGCTGCACGGCATGGGCACGCTGATGCCCTGGAACATGTTCATCACGGCCAAGTCCTATTTTGAGGACTTTAAGTTCGGACCAAACAACACGGTGGCCACGGACGTCAACTACCGCACCCACTTCATGCAGAACATGGGCTTCGCCTCGCAAATTCCCAACCTGGTCTTTAACTGGCTGAACATCTTTGTCAACTTTGGCGGAGACCTGACCAGCCGCATCGTGTACAGCATCATCTTCGAGATGGTCATCCTGCTGGTGACCATTGTGCTGGCCATGTTGGACTCCTCCCAGTGGCCCGGTGTCTTCTTTTGGACCACCATGGTGTGCATTGTGCTGCTGAATGTGTGCAACGGCATCTACCAGAACACCATCTACGGAATTGTGGCCTCGCTGCCCATCAAATATACCGGTGCCGTCGTTTTGGGCTCCAACATCAGCGGATGCTTTACCACCGCCATGGCCCTGATTTGCGTCGAGATCTTTACATCCCAGAGGACGGCGGCCATCTACTACTTCGTCACAGCCATCCTTGTGCTGCTGCTCTGCTTCGACACCTACTTTGCGTTGCCGCTGAACAAGTTCTTCCGCCATTACGAGACCATCAGCCGGAGCAGCGAAAAGAAATCGGACTCCAAGCAGCAGCTAAACGTGCCTTACTGGCAGATCTTCAAGAAGGCCTCGCCGCAGCTATTCAACATCTTCCTGACGTTCTTCGTGACGTTGTCCGTGTTTCCGGCGATTCAGGCGAACGTGCATCGCTCGGAGGATTTCGTAATCGGACCGAGTCACTTTACGCTAATCACTTGCTTTGCGACCTTCAACGTGTTCGCCATGCTGGGCAGTTTGACCACATCCTGGGTCCAGTGGCCGGGACCGAGGTTCCTGTGGGTGCCGGTAGTGTTGCGCCTGGTGTTCATCCCCCTGTTCATCATGTGCAACTACGCTCCGCCGGGTGCGGTGCGCTCATTGACCGTGTTAATCGAGAACGATTGGGTCTACTGGGGAATGGGAATTGCGATGGCCTACACCTCCGGGTATCTCAGCTCTCTGGGCATGATGTACGCACCGCAGACGGTACATGCCAAGTACCAGACGACAGCCGGAATGTACGCAGCTGCCATGCTGATCACGGGCATATTCTCCGGGGTACTGTTCTCGTATCTGGGACCCCATTTCGTCATGTAG
- the COX5BL gene encoding cytochrome c oxidase subunit 5B, mitochondrial: MSSYISRLLKAPSASKRLISNLTQREGKLNSLLRRLGLQRQGGVAAAPGTRPISTTQVQKSALIEDEQLVTGIQKREMQLAKQGCEDPWGFTKVIRRGSGRENDPTEIPSAFDARLVGCLCLDDRLPKWMWLEKDEGPKRCECGHFFVLKNVPPV, from the exons ATGTCGTCTTACATTTCGCGTCTACTCAAGGCACCGTCCGCCTCCAAGCGCCTTATCTCGAATTTGACCCAGCGCGAGGGTAAGCTAAACTCCTTGCTGCGTCGTCTGGGATTGCAACGGCAGGGGGGAGTAGCGGCTGCTCCCGGAACGCGTCCCATATCCACAACTCAAGTGCAAAAGTCTG CACTGATTGAGGACGAACAACTGGTCACCGGAATCCAGAAGCGCGAGATGCAGCTGGCCAAGCAGGGCTGCGAGGATCCCTGGGGATTCACCAAGGTCATTAGGCGTGGCTCGGGGAGGGAGAACGATCCAACAGAGATACCATCGGCATTCGATGCCCGCCTTGTGGGCTGCTTGTGCCTGGACGATCGCTTGCCCAAGTGGATGTGGCTCGAGAAGGACGAGGGCCCAAAGCGATGCGAGTGTGGCCACTTTTTCGTGCTAAAGAACGTACCACCCGTCTAG